The Sulfurospirillum tamanense DNA segment ACTTTCTAGGGCACTGGAAGAAGTGGATGAGGATGAAAGCGCTGAAGACACTTTGGAAAAATTTAGACAAGCACGTAAAAAAGTAGAAGAACAGCTTGGTATCGGGGATGATTTTAATGAAGAAGAGTTGCGTTATGATGTACTTTTGGAAAAATTAAAAACAATGGTAAATGACCGCGGTGAAGATGTTGCCGCCTTGCTTCAAGGTATGATTAAAAGTGAAACAGAATATGGGCCGCAAGGGAAGGATGGGTAGATGATTAAATTAACTGACCAACAGCAAACCATTTACAATGAACTAACCATGCCTGAAAAAGTGGCTATTTTAATGATTCAGCTAGGGGAAGATACAGCAACGACACTGTTTTCACATATGGACGTAGATATTGTAACAGATATTTCCCGTTATATTGCCACAGTAAAGAACATTGACCGACAAGTGGCAGGGGCGGTACTTGAAGAGTTTTATGCTATTTTGCAATCAAACCAGTTCATTCGCAGTGGGGGTATGGAGTATGCCAAAGAGATCTTATACCGAACGTTTGGACCAGAAGTGGCTCAAAAGATTTTAGATAAATTGGCAAAATCCATGGAAAACACCCAAAGTTTTGGGTATCTTTCTCAAATTAAGCCCCAGCAGTTGGCGGATTTTATCATTAACGAGCACCCTCAAACAATCGCATTGATTATGGCACACATGGACCCTACGAGTGCGGCAGAAACTATCTCCTTTTTCCCAGATGAGTTGCGCAGCGAAGTGACAATCCGTATGGCAAATTTGGGCGATATTTCCCCTTCAGTTATCAAGCGCGTTTCTGCTGTTTTGGAGAGCAAGCTTGAGTCTCTTACGTCTTACAAGGTTGAGGTGGGTGGACCTCGAGCGGTGGCGGAAATTCTCAATAGATTGGGTCAAAAAGCCTCTAAAGCAACAATTAGCTATATTGAGCAAACCGATGAAAAACTTGCTACTATTATTAAAGAGATGATGTTTACCTTTGAGGACATCATGAAGCTTGACAATAGCGCTATTCGCGAAATACTAAAGGTTGCCGATAAAAAAGACTTAATGGTTGGGCTCAAGGGAGCTGCAGAAGAGTTGCGCAATAAATTTATGGAAAACATGTCCCAGCGTGCCTCGGAAGCTTTTTTGGAAGAGATGCAATTTTTAGGGGCAGTGCGTGTAAAAGATGTGGAAGAGGCCCAGCGTCGTGTTGTGGATGAGGTGCAAAAACTAGCCGAACAAGGTATCTTGCAAGTAGGTGAGACCGAAGAGATGGTTGAATAATGATACGCACGGTTATTTCTTCAAAAAATATGCACGATCACAATGTGGAGCCTTACCGCTTTAAGGTTTTGGGCACAACGTTTGAGCCAAAGCAAAAACCAGAGCCTTTGGAAGAAAAAAAAGAAGAGGAACCCAAAAAAGAGTCTCCAGCACCCGAACCAACCAAGCCCCTTGAATCAGCGTTTGTGGAAGAGCTTCTTAAGAAAACAGATGAACTTTCTACAAATATTATTAAGCTCCAAATCCAAATAGAAAATCAAGAAAAAGAGTTTGAAAAACGCCTTCACGATGAGATTCACCGTGCCAAAGAAGAGGGCGCTTCCCAGGGCTATGTTAAGGCGCAAGAAGAGCAGCGCGAGGCATTAAAGGCTCTTCAGGGACATTTTTCACGCTCTTTACATCTTTTAGAAGAAGAGCACCAGCGCTTTAAAGTTTTTTTGGAAAAAAGCGAGGCAGAGCTTTCAGAAGCTGCGATTGATGTGGCTAAGGAGGTGGTCAAAAAAGAAATTTCTCACCACTCAACTGCCGTTTCCATTGCTCTTTCGACTGCGCTTATGCGAGAGCTTCAAGATGCAACAAAGCTTGAAATACGGGTGAATCCAAAAAACTATGAAGGGGTCAAAGAGGCACATGAAAAATTTGAGCATATTCAAGTAGGGGTCGATGATGCAATTACGGAAGGCGGCGTGATTATCCTAAGCGATGTGGGCAATATTGATGGGACGATTTCAACACGTTTGGAAAAAATAAAACAAATGATGAAAGAGTAGCAATAAGGATAATGGGCAAATGAATATTAGAGAAAAAAATCATGAAGAACTAAAAGAGATATGCCATCAAATACGTGAAAAAATTTTAGCTACTGTCAGTAAAAACGGGGGCCATTTAAGCTCAAATATTGGGGCGGTTGAGCTTACTGTGGCAATGCATTATGTTTTTAATATAGAAAAAGACCCTTTTATTTTCGATGTAAGCCATCAATGTTATGCACACAAATTACTTACAGGGCGTTGGGATTCTTTTGAAACATTGCGTCAATTCAATGGAGTTTGTGGCTACACAAAACCCACAGAGTCTCCTTGCGACTATTTTGTTGCGGGCCATAGCTCCACGTCCATCTCATTGGCAATTGGTGCGGCAAAAGCTATCAAGCTTAAAGGCGAAGATCGTATTCCTGTTGTGTTGATAGGAGATGGGTCTATGAGCGCAGGGATGGTGTATGAAGCACTGAATGAACTGGGAGACAGAAAGTATCCTGTTGTGATTATTTTAAACGATAATGAAATGAGCATTGCAAAACCTATTGGTGCAGTTAGTAAGTATTTGTCTCAGGCCATGGCAGGAAAGTTTTACCAAAAAATTAAGCAAAGAATGGAGCAATTTCTCACCTACTTGCCTGAGGGTGCAACATACATGGCGAAAAAATTTGAAGAGAGCTTGAAGCTCATCACTCCAGGACTTTTGTTTGAAGAGCTTGGCCTTGAATACATTGGACCTGTAGATGGGCATGATTTGGAATCTTTGATTGAAACCTTGCAAATAGCCAAAGAGATGGGCAAGCCCGTCATTGTCCATGCTCAGACGCTAAAGGGAAAAGGGTATGAAAAAGCAGAAGGGTATTATGAAAAATGGCACGGCGTAGGCCCCTTTGATTTAAAGAGTGGTAAATCACTAGGCACTTCATCCTCCAAAAACGCCACAGAGCTTTTCAGCGAAGGGTTATTGCGTCTTGCTTCATTACACGAAGATGTAGTGGGAGTAACTGCTGCCATGCCAAGTGGGACAGGAATGGATAAATTAATTGAAAAATTTCCTGAACGTTTTTGGGATGTGGCCATCGCAGAACAACATGCTGTAACATCTATGGCAGCCATGGCCAAGGAAGGGTTTAAGCCTTTTATAGCCATCTACTCGACATTCTTGCAGCGGGCGTATGATCAGATTATTCATGATTGTTGCTTGATGAATCTTAATGTTGTTTTTGCTATTGATAGAGCAGGCATTGTGGGAGAAGATGGAGAGACACATCAAGGCGCATTTGATCTCTCTTTTTTATATCCAATTCCTAACATGACCCTCTTTGCTCCGCGCTGCCCGCAAAGCATGGAACATGCCATTACCTATGCTTATGCACACCAAGGGCCTTGTGCTTTTCGCTACCCACGCGGTACGTTTTTAGAGTGTGGTGAACATGCGGGAAGTGTTTTTGAGTATGGTAAAGGCGAAGTTCTTGAAGAGGGTGAAACCTCTGTATTTATTGGTTATGGCAAGGGTGTGGGAAAGGCATGGGCAACCAAACAACTGGTTAAAAAAGAGATGAATCCTGCTTTGGTTGATTTAAAATTTCTAAAACCTCTTGATGAGGAGTTGTTGTTAGGCTTGGCACAACGCTATAGCCAATGGTATGTTTTTAGCGATTCAGCAAAATGTGGAGGCGTGGGTGCAATTTTGAGTCATTGGCTCCAAACGCAGGGTATTTTAACTGTACATGTAAAGAGTTTTGAATACGGCGATGCGTTTATTGAACATGGAAAAACAGCGCTAATAGAAGAGCACTTGGGGGTTTCCCCTGAAACGATAGCAAAAAGCTTAAAAATAACCTAAATAGTAAAAATTATTAAATAAATAAAATACTTTTTAAAAATATTTTTGGCATAATGGAATAAAAATTAGGAAAATCCCATGAAACAGTACCTTGAACTCTTAAAAGAAAGAAATTTAAAGGCCACACCGCAACGTCTTTCTGTTTTGAAGACGTTGGGTGAGCACATGCACCCTACGATGGAAGAGCTTTATGAGAAAATCAAAGAAGATCACCCTTCGGTTTCGTTGGCTACGGTTTATAAAAATGTCAACACTTTAAAAGAAGAGGGGCTGATTGCAGAAATCAATACACCTGGGTCTAAAACCCGCTATGATATTTTTTGCCATCCGCATATCCATCTTGTGTGTGCTGCATGCGGCGATATTCAAGACTTCCCGTGTGATATTGGTTTTGAAGCGTACCAGCATGACATTGAGGCTAAAGCGGGAAAAGAGATTAAACGCATTGATGTTGTTGCGACAGTGGAGTCGTGCAAAAAGTGTTCCTAGGAATTTAAAGGGTGAGCATGTCACCCTTTAAAGAGGTGCTAGTTCAAAGTTTTTCTACGTTTTTTGCAAGATATTCCGCAACACCTTGTGTCGAACCTTTCATTCCCTCATCTCCCTTGCTCCATCCTGCGGGGCAAACTTCTCCATGCTCATTGGTAAATAACATTGTGTCTACCATACGAATCATTTCATCAATGTTGCGTCCAAGGGGCAAGTCATTGATGACGGCATGGCGCACAGTGCCATCTTTGTCAATCAAAAAAGAACCTCGAAGCGCTACGGATTCATTGAAGAGTACATCATAATCTTTGGCGATTTTTTTAGTAAGGTCAGCAACTAAAGGGAAGCGTACTTGCCCGATACCTCCTTGATTTACCGCGGTGTTTTTCCATGCAAAGTGAGAAAACTGCGAGTCAATAGAAACACCAATGACATTAACACCACGGCTTGTGAACTCTTCTAGGCGTTTATCAAAAGCAATAATTTCTGAAGGGCAAACAAAGGTAAAGTCCAGAGGATAAAAGAAAAGAACAGCACCTTTTTCACCAATATTTTTGTAAAGATTAAAATCTTCAACGATTTGATTGTTGCCTAGTACCGCAGTAGCTGTAAAGTCGGGTGCTTTATTTGTTACTAACATAGAAACTCCTTAATTAAGAAAATTTATTGATGGCGAAATAATATCATCTATTTCTTAAGAAATTAATTAAAGATAAGTGTTACATGTAAAGGTTTGTATTAACTTTTAGTGTTCTGCGGCAAATCCTTTTGTTATAATGCGCTTAGATATTTTTGAGGGAAAAACATGAAAAACAAGTATTTATTTACAAGTGAATCTGTAACGGAAGGGCATCCTGATAAAATAGCCGATCAAATCAGTGATGCAATTTTAGATTATATTATTGCTCGTGATCCTGAAGCCAAAGTAGCTTGCGAAACTCTTGTTTCCAACGGCCTTTGTGTTGTGGCGGGAGGGCTTCAAACAACAACCTATGCGCCAATGCAGGAAATTGTGCGAGATGTAATTCGCCGTATTGGATATACGGATGCCACGTATGGATTTGATTACCGCACAGCTGGAGTGCTTAGTGCTGTAGGAGAACAAAGCTTGGACTTTCCTGGGAGAGCCATGAAAAAAGACGGCATCATGGGCGCGAGTGATCAAGGAACGGTCTATGGTTATGCCTGCGACGAAAGCCCATCGCTTATGCCTTTACCTATCTCACTGGCACATGCGTTAGCTTTTGCATTATCTAAAAAAAGAAAAAGTGGTATGTTGCCTTTTTTGCGCCCTGATGGCAAAACCCAAGTGACGCTTCGGTATGAAAATGATACTCCTGTTGCGGTAGAGAGCGTAGTAGTTTCCACACAGCACTCTCCCGAAATCTCCCAAGCGCTATTAAAGGAAGCAATTATTGAAGAGATTATTAAGCCCACTTTGCCTAAGCATCTCTCTTATGAGACCCTTGTGTGTCATATTAACCCAGCGGGTCGTTTTGTTGTTGGGGGACCACAGGGTGATGCGGGACTTACAGGGCGAAAGATTGTGGTGGATAGTTATGGGGGGAGTTGTCCTCACGGAGGAGGTGCATTTAGCGGAAAAGACCCCAGTAAAATAGTCAGGAGTGGCGCTTATATGGCGCGGTATATTGCCAAAAATCTTGTGGCAGCCAAGGTGTGCACAAAGGTTTTAGTACAACTTTCTTATGCTATTGGTATTGCTAAGCCTGTGTCGGTTTGGGTGTGGACCTATGGGACAGCTCGCGAAACAGAAGAAAAAATTGTAGCTTGCATTTGGGAGGTTTTTGACCTTACGCCCAAGGGAATGATTTACGCCCTAGACCTCCTTCGGCCCATTTATGAAACAACAGCTTCGTATGGTCATTTTGGTAGGGAGGATGAGGGATTTGGCTGGGAGCGGTGTGATAGAGTTGAGGACATCAATGCATTTTTTGGAAGAGACTAGGGTATTGTAAATCAAAAAAATGCAAAAAACAGTGTGCTGAGTTGGTATTTATTTTTTATACCTCTTTTAAACTTTGTGTGCTATAGTTTGCAGGTTTCAACTAGAATTTCAAAGGAGAAAAGATGGCTGTAAAGATTACAGATATTTGTATCAGTTGTGGCGCCTGTATCGACGAGTGTCCAGTAGAAGCAATCGTGGATGATGACGATAACCCAACAGGAGAAGGCATTTACTACGTGTACCCTGACAAATGTGTAGAGTGTGTCGGTCACCATGACGAGCCAGCTTGTGCATCGGCCTGTCCAACAGAAGGTTGTATTGTATGGGATGCAGCTGTCGATGGTCAGCCAAGTCGTGATGAAATTACAGCAGATATGCGTGGCGGAAACACTGCCTGCGTAGAATAATCTTCTTAATGGGCCCTTACTAATTCGGGCCCATTCTCTTCTCTTCTTTTATTTAAAACAATTTTTTGCTATAATCCCGACCTTGCATTGTGCAAACACTGTAATCCACCGAAGGAGTTATTGACAATGGAGCAAACACTATCCATTATTAAGCCAGACGCTGTTGCTAAAGGTGTCATTGGAAAAATTGTTGACCGATTTGAGTCAAATGGGTTGAAAATAGCTGCGATGCGAAAAATTAAACTAAGCCGTGAAGATGCTGGAAAGTTTTATGAAGTTCACAAAGAACGCCCATTTTTCGGAGAATTGGTTGATTTCATGACCAGCGGACCTGTGGTTGTTATGGTTCTTGAAGGTGACAATGCAGTGGTGAAAAATCGAGAGCTTATGGGTGCAACTAACCCAAAAGAAGCAGCTCCTGGAACCATTCGAGCTGATTTTGCTCAAAGTATTGATGCTAATGCAGTACACGGAAGCGACTCTCTTGAAAATGCAAAAGGGGAGATTGAATTCTTTTTTGCAAAACGAGATATTAGCTAAACAATGATCATTGATTTTCGAAAGATTCCTAAAGAAGAATTTGAAATCGATGTTAAAGAGGGCGAAGTCTCTCTAAAAGCGCGTGTTTTCAAAAAAAAATCAAACCTTCTTGTGTGCCAAGGAAAAATTTCTGGAACGCTTGAGCATCACTGTGACAGATGTGGCGCCCCATTGCCTGTGGCTCTTGATGAGGCAGTTGAAGTTTGGATAAGCGATGGTGCAATTCCCTTAGAAGAGGAAGGGCATTTGCTCAACTTGGTTGAATTTTTTGATGGACGTGTGGATTTTTGTGCTATTTTACATAGCGAAGTAGAAGCAATAAAGAGTGATTATTTTTATTGTCAAACCTGTGAAAACTAAACAAAGGAGAGTACAATGGCTGTACCAAAGAGACGCGTAAGTAAGACCCGTTCAGCAAAACGACGTACACACTATAAAGTGTCACTCGCAATGCCTGTGAAAGACAAAGACGGTTCTTGGAAAATGCCCCACCGCATTAACAAAACAACTGGCGAATATTAATTCGAATGTTGCGCATAGCAATTGACGCCATGGGTGGCGACTTCGGCCCAGAACCAATCGTCGAAGGAGCCATCCAGGCACTTTTAGCCTCCAAAAAAGAGTTTCATGCTATTTTGGTGGGCGATAGCGCTGTCATTAAGCCAATGATTCCACAAGGGCTGTTAAAAAAAGTATCTTTTGTGGAGACACGCGATGTTATTGATATGCACGAATCTGCGACCGATGCCTTAAAACGAAAAGAGTCTTCCATTTACAAAGCAGTGGATTTGGTTAAAAATGGCGAGGCAAATGCTGTGGTTTCAGCAGGGCACAGTGGCGCGACCATGAGCCTTGCAACACTTCGCATTGGCCGTATCAAAGGGGTTGCAAGACCCGCAATTGCTACATTGATGCCAACCCTTAAAGGCGGGTATACGCTTGTGTTAGACGTAGGGGCGAATGTAGATTGCAAGCCCGAGCATCTTTTTCAGTTTGCCGTCATGGGAGAGGCCTATGCCAAAGAGGTAATGGGCGTCAAACACCCAAAAGTCGGACTTCTTTCCAATGGCGAAGAAGAGAGCAAGGGAGATGAAATCACCAAAGAAGCGCATAAAAAATTGCTCAAACTCGGTTCTTTTATTGGAAATGTTGAGGGAAACAATATTTTCGACAATTCAGTAAACGTTGTTGTTTGCGATGGATTTGTGGGAAATATCGTTTTAAAAACCAGTGAGGGAGTAGCTGATTCCATCACGAAAATCATTCGTCAAAACATCAGACGTTCTCCTGTTGCAATCGCAGGTGCAATGTTGATGAGAAAAGTGTTTAAGATTCTTAAAACCCAAGTGGATTATGCAGAATATGGCGGAGCTCCATTGCTTGGGATTCAAGGATGTGCGATTGTTGGGCACGGTAAAAGTAATGCAAAAGCGGTAAAAAATGCTATTTTTCAGGCTCTTAATTTTGCCGATTCAACCATTAATACAACAATCGAAAGCGAGCTTTTGCGCTATAAGATTTAAGCGAAGGATATTTACATGTACGCGACCCTCAAATCCATCGGAGCGTATGCGCCTCAAACTATTTTGACCAACCACGACCTTGAAAAAATGGTTGATACGACCGATGAGTGGATTACTAAGCGTACAGGAATTAAAGAACGTCGTATTGCCGCCCCTGATGAAGTAACGAGTGATTTGGGTGCGGCAGCTGCAAAAATTGCCATAGCGCGCGCAGGCATTGACCCTAAAGAGATTGATGGGGTTATTTGTGCGACGCTGAGTCCAGATTACCTTACAATGCCCTCAACCGCGTGCATGATTGCACACAAGCTCGGCCTTAGCCACGTAATGGCATTTGACATTTCTGCAGCGTGTAGTGGATTTGTTTATTTGCTTAATCTTGCTAAAGCGTTTGTTGAATCAGGAGCATACAAAAATCTTTTGATTGTAGGTGCAGAAAAAATCAGTAGTTATGTAGATTACACCGATCGCGGTACATGTATTTTATTTGGGGATGGCGGTGGGGCTGCCATCATTGGCCAAACTGAAAATAAAAACGAAGCAATTTTAGACGTGCATGTGGCATCTGATGGCGAATATGGTCACTTGTTAATTACGCCCGGAGGAGGTTCAAAGGAGCCTTGTTGTTTGAGTCTTCTTGAAAACAAGCGCCAATTTATCCAAATGGCGGGCAATGAAGTGTTTAAGATTGCTGTTAAAACCCTAACCAATGATGTGATTGATATTTTGGCAAAAAACAACCTTTGCGCAGAGCAAATTGATCACTTTATTCCCCATCAAGCAAATTTTCGCATCATTGAAGCGGTGCGCCAAAAGCTAGAATTTCCTGAGGAAAAAACTGTTTTAACTGTCCACAAATACGGCAATACCTCTGCTGCTTCGATTCCTATGGCGATGAATGATGCTTACGAAGAGGGCCGTATCAAGCGAGGGGATTTGATCTTGCTTGATACGTTTGGGGGCGGCTTCACGTGGGGAAGCGCTCTACTTCGATTTGGGGGAGAGTAGTCTCTACCCCAAAATAAGACGCACGCGTCGAATCCCTTCAGTCTTTTCAAGGGCCTGAATCAGGCTAGGTGAAATTTCCCCTTGAACATCAAGGAGCATGTAAGCAACATCTCCTTTGCTTTGGTTAATCATCTCATCAATATTGATTCCCTCTTTTGCCAATAATGAGGTAACTGTGCCGATAATATTGGGAATATTTTTATTTACGATACTGAGGCGTTTTATTCCTTTGCGCATCGGAAGTTTACATGTAGGGAAATTTACAGAGTTTTCAATGTTGCCACTTTCCAAAAAGTTTTTAAGTTGTCGGCTTGCCCAAATGGCGCAATTTTCTTCACTTTCTTCCGTGGAAGCTCCAAGATGAGGAACAGGAATGACTCCTTTGGCATGGATGAGTTTTGTTGTAGGAAAGTCAGTAACATAAGCGCCAATTTGCCCAGATTCCAAAGCGTCAAGAAGGTCATCTTCTTTAAACAATTCTCCACGCGCAAAATTCATAATTTTAATACCGGGCTTCATCATGGCAAATTTTTCGGCATTGTACATCTCTTTGGTGGAGGGCAGAAGAGGGACATGAATGGTGAGGTAGTCTGCGCTTTTAAGAAGGGTCTCTAGTCCTGAAGCTTTTTGCACATCATTTGAAAGTTCCCACGCACCATCTACGGATAAATACGGGTCGTACCCAATGACATTCATCCCAAGCGCGAGGGCGTCTTTGGCGACTAGAGCACCAATAGCGCCAAGACCAACAACGCCAAGGGTTTTTCCTTTGATTTCACATCCAGCGAAGTTTGCCTTTCCTTGTTCCACGAGGGCGGGGATTTGGTCTGCTGGGGCCTCTAAGGACTTAGTCCATGCAACACCACCAACCACATCCCGTGAAGCTAGCAGCATGGAGCATAGCACCAACTCTTTTACTGCATTGGCGTTAGCGCCAGGGGTATTGAAAACAACGATACCTTTTTCACTGCAACGCTCTAGGGGAATATTGTTTACACCCGCTCCTGCTCTAGCAATTGCCTTAAGAGAGATGGGAAATGGCATCTCGTGCATTTTAAAACTGCGCACGATAATTCCATCGGGCTCGTTAAATTCACTAGCAATTTCATACTGCCCGTGCGGCAAAAGGTCTAGTCCTTTTTCGGCGATCTTATTGAGGGTTTGAATCTTATACATGTAACGCTCCTAGCGATGGGTTTTGGCAAAAGAGTGCATGAGGTCTACAAGAGCCTGTACACCTTCTTTGCGCATAGCATTGTAAATAGAAGCCCGCAAACCACCTACTGAACGGTGGCCTTTGAGACCCACCATCTGCTCTTTTTGAGCAAGGTCTAAAAGGGCGGCTTCTAGTGTTTTATCTTTGTCTTTGATGTTAAAAGAGACGTTCATCAGCGAGCGGGACCCAGGGAGTGCGTGCCCCACATAGAACCCTTCGCTTGCGTCAATAGCATTGTAGAGTAGGGCTGCTTTTTCTTCATTGTACTGTCGTACTGCTTCTACGCCCCCTTGCGCTTTTATCCATTTCATAGTGAGACCCAAGAGATAGATGCCAAAAGTGGGTGGAGTGTTGTATAAAGAGTTGGCTTCTGCGTGGGTTTGGTAGCGTAGCATGGTAGGCACTGTTTCATTTACTCTTTCTAGTAAATTGCGTTTGATGATAACAATGGTAACCCCAGAAGGCCCTGCATTTTTCTGTGCCCCTGCAAACAAAAGACTTGTTTTATTCCAGTCAATGGGGTACGAAAAAATATCACTGGAAGCATCCACTACAAGAGGGGCAGTGGCGTCGGGGAATGTTTTGTATTGGGTGCCATAAATAGTGTTATTAGAAGTTATGTAAGCATAATCAGCCTCATCGCTAAAGGCAATATTTTCAGGAATATGCGTATAGCCACTCTCTTTGGAGCTAGCA contains these protein-coding regions:
- the serC gene encoding 3-phosphoserine/phosphohydroxythreonine transaminase translates to MQSAINFGAGPSMIPQEVLKEAQTHLLDFHGHGLSIMEASHRSSMYEEVHNRAIEDIKTLLHVPEDYDVLFLQGGASLQFAMVPLNLSQGGVIEFVDTGTWSSKAIKEAKIMGLNTRVVASSKESGYTHIPENIAFSDEADYAYITSNNTIYGTQYKTFPDATAPLVVDASSDIFSYPIDWNKTSLLFAGAQKNAGPSGVTIVIIKRNLLERVNETVPTMLRYQTHAEANSLYNTPPTFGIYLLGLTMKWIKAQGGVEAVRQYNEEKAALLYNAIDASEGFYVGHALPGSRSLMNVSFNIKDKDKTLEAALLDLAQKEQMVGLKGHRSVGGLRASIYNAMRKEGVQALVDLMHSFAKTHR